Proteins encoded by one window of Pseudokineococcus lusitanus:
- a CDS encoding CDP-alcohol phosphatidyltransferase family protein, translating to MSAPGRTTAPGRESYGDVVRRLAVAQKSGRGAPAWSRYVNRPLGRRFAAAAYLLGRTPNQVTALSGLASFTGIAVLALAPRSWAVGVLVAVLLVLGYALDAADGQLARLRGGGSPAGEWLDHMVDCAKISSLHLAVLVSTWRAAEDGGLPLGWALLPMAFTVVAAVSFFAQILNEQLRRAHGVERARLDQGSSPLRSLLATPTDYGLLCVVFVLLGSDVLFTAGYGLLLAGSAGYLALALVKWFREMDALGRRA from the coding sequence GTGAGCGCCCCGGGCCGCACGACGGCCCCCGGCCGCGAGTCCTACGGCGACGTCGTCCGCCGCCTCGCCGTCGCCCAGAAGAGCGGCCGCGGCGCGCCCGCCTGGTCCCGCTACGTCAACCGCCCGCTGGGGCGCCGGTTCGCCGCGGCGGCGTACCTGCTGGGCCGCACGCCGAACCAGGTGACGGCGCTCAGCGGGCTCGCCTCCTTCACGGGCATCGCCGTCCTGGCCCTCGCGCCCCGCTCGTGGGCCGTGGGCGTCCTCGTCGCCGTGCTGCTCGTCCTCGGGTACGCGCTCGACGCCGCCGACGGGCAGCTCGCCCGCCTGCGCGGCGGGGGCTCGCCGGCGGGGGAGTGGCTCGACCACATGGTCGACTGCGCCAAGATCAGCTCGCTGCACCTCGCCGTGCTCGTCAGCACCTGGCGCGCGGCGGAGGACGGCGGGCTGCCGCTCGGCTGGGCGCTCCTGCCGATGGCCTTCACGGTCGTGGCCGCCGTCTCCTTCTTCGCGCAGATCCTCAACGAGCAGCTGCGCAGGGCGCACGGCGTCGAGCGGGCCCGCCTCGACCAGGGCTCCTCGCCGCTGCGCAGCCTCCTCGCCACGCCGACCGACTACGGGCTGCTCTGCGTGGTCTTCGTCCTGCTCGGCAGCGACGTCCTCTTCACGGCCGGCTACGGCCTGCTCCTCGCGGGCAGCGCCGGCTACCTCGCCCTCGCCCTCGTGAAGTGGTTCCGCGAGATGGACGCGCTCGGCCGCCGCGCGTGA
- a CDS encoding glycosyltransferase: protein MMGTRGVPARYGGFETCVEEVGRRLVEKGHDVVVYCRGAEADDRPDEHLGMRLVHLPALRRRSLETLSHTGLSVGHLLQDVPDVAFVFNAANAPLLPVLRARGVPVVTHVDGLEWQRAKWAGAGRRYYRAAEQLAVRWSDALVADAEGIRDYYRASFGAPTTLISYGAPLVGARTGGLDGTGLEPGGYHLVVARFEPENHVREVVEGYVRSGARRPLVVVGSAPYADEYTRSVHAAADARVRFLGGVWDQDLLDQLYAGSLTYLHGHSVGGTNPSLLRAMGAAAATSAYDVSFNREVLRGHGRFFRTPADVAALVEAAEADPEGTRARGRDTRDRALDYDWDDVADAYERLAQETAARGALRRRPSGRRLVEVTGDPAEHAVAEVRGVPAPRTAGDAAVDAPRASALRHPRGRS from the coding sequence ATGATGGGGACCCGCGGGGTCCCCGCCCGCTACGGCGGCTTCGAGACCTGCGTCGAGGAGGTCGGCCGCCGCCTGGTGGAGAAGGGCCACGACGTCGTCGTCTACTGCCGCGGCGCCGAGGCCGACGACCGGCCCGACGAGCACCTGGGCATGCGCCTCGTCCACCTGCCGGCGCTGCGCCGTCGCTCGCTGGAGACGCTGAGCCACACCGGCCTGTCCGTCGGCCACCTCCTCCAGGACGTCCCCGACGTCGCCTTCGTCTTCAACGCCGCCAACGCGCCGCTCCTGCCGGTGCTGCGCGCCCGCGGCGTCCCCGTCGTCACCCACGTCGACGGCCTGGAGTGGCAGCGCGCCAAGTGGGCAGGGGCCGGTCGCCGCTACTACCGCGCCGCGGAGCAGCTCGCGGTGCGCTGGTCGGACGCGCTCGTCGCCGACGCCGAGGGCATCCGCGACTACTACCGCGCCTCCTTCGGGGCGCCCACGACGCTCATCTCCTACGGCGCACCGCTCGTCGGCGCGCGCACCGGCGGCCTCGACGGCACCGGGCTCGAGCCCGGCGGCTACCACCTCGTCGTCGCGCGCTTCGAGCCCGAGAACCACGTCCGCGAGGTCGTCGAGGGCTACGTCCGCAGCGGCGCCCGCCGGCCGCTCGTCGTCGTGGGCTCCGCGCCCTACGCCGACGAGTACACGCGGTCGGTGCACGCGGCCGCCGACGCGCGCGTGCGCTTCCTCGGCGGCGTGTGGGACCAGGACCTCCTCGACCAGCTGTACGCCGGGTCGTTGACGTACCTCCACGGCCACTCGGTCGGCGGCACGAACCCGTCCCTGCTGCGCGCCATGGGCGCCGCCGCCGCGACGTCCGCCTACGACGTGTCCTTCAACCGCGAGGTGCTGCGCGGCCACGGCCGCTTCTTCCGGACGCCGGCCGACGTCGCCGCCCTCGTCGAGGCCGCCGAGGCGGACCCCGAGGGCACCCGGGCGCGGGGCCGCGACACGCGGGACCGCGCGCTCGACTACGACTGGGACGACGTCGCCGACGCCTACGAGCGCCTCGCGCAGGAGACCGCGGCCCGGGGCGCGCTGCGGCGCCGCCCCAGCGGCCGCCGTCTCGTCGAGGTGACCGGCGACCCGGCCGAGCACGCGGTCGCCGAGGTCCGCGGCGTGCCCGCCCCCCGGACCGCCGGCGACGCCGCCGTCGACGCCCCCCGCGCCTCCGCCCTCCGCCACCCCCGGGGCCGGTCGTGA